The following is a genomic window from Nitrospiria bacterium.
TAAATATTCAAAAAGAGGTAGGTCAAATTCAAAAGGTGGTTAACGAATTTCAATGAAGCTTAAATACTTCGCATACGGTTCAAACCTGGATCAAAAGGCAATGAAAAAAAGGTGCCCCGATTCCACACCTCTTCAACCGGGAGTTCTCAAGGGATATTCTTTAGGCTTCACCTACGACTCAGCGGGATGGGTTGGAGGGGTTGCGGATATTATGGAAAATCCTCATGAGGAAGTATGGGGGTTGCTGTACGAAATCTCAGAACGGAATTTGGAAAAACTCGATGAATATGAGGGATATCCCATGGCCTACACACGCTTTACCACCTCAATTCAAACCTCTTCGGGAATGATAGAAAATGTTTGGGTGTATGAGGTGGTCCAAAAAAGAGGCTTCGTGGCTCCCACAAAGGAGTATCTTGATATCATTAAGAAAGCTGGAAAAGAATTTAATTTTCCGGAGCATTACCGAAAGAAATTGGATAAAGTTGAAACCAGGTGAAATTTTTGACGATTGCATTTTGTTAAAATTCCAGGATTTTTTAATTTAGCAGACTGTTGAAAAACCCGAATCCGTCATTCCCGAATGGTTTTATCGGGCCCGCCTGTCCCTGCCCGTCCGGCAGGCGGGCGGCAGGCAGGAATCCAGGCTATTTAAAATCAACCATATCGGATTCGGGCTCCCCGATAAAGATATTCGAGGACAGGTTTCTCGGGAATGACCTGTCTGCGTGCAAGTCCCACGCACAGGCAGGCGACCTAACACACAAATAATTCCTTTTTCAACATTCTGCTAGGGTTATAGAAAAATTCAGCCGGCTCATCGGAAATAGGCAGCGGGCCGATAGTGGAATAGGCCGCCCAGCCAACGGTGTTTTATGGTGATAGGCGATTGACAGGATTCTCGCAAGCATGAGATATTACACATAATCCTAGTTTAAAACGATGAGAGAGTTGTCTGAGATAGGCCGCCGAGATTAGCGAGCCTGTCGCAGCTTACTTGATAGTTGGGCGTCACAAGATCCTGACACCACGCTGTCAAGAGGCTGCATATATCATGAACGCTCTTGGCAACTAACAAAAAAGGAACGAACATGAAAACCCTTACTCCGCTTGATGCAGTAACTCAATTCGTCAATGCAATGAACCAGGGCGATCTTGAAACGGCGCTGAGTATGTACGAACCGGGAGCATCTCTCGTTGTAAAGCCCGGCGTTGTGGCAACCGGAACCTTGGCGCTACGCGAGGCACTCGCGGGGTTCGTGGCGTTAAAGCCGATTCTGACGAGCGAGGCACAACAGGTTGTGGAAGCCGGCGATGTCGCGCTTTACTGTGCGCAGTGGAGTTTGCGTGGAACCGATCCCATAGGAAACCCGGTGCAAATGAGCGGTCGCTCGTCCGACATCCTACGGCGCCAACCTGATAGAAACTGGTTGATCGCATTGGATAACCCTTGGGGCACGAATATCGTAGCGTAGCCATGTCTCGGTACAGCGAATTTTTGGAGTTTGTCGTCGAGCAAATGTCGTTTCTTGGAAGGCCGCGGGTCCGCGCCATGTTCGGCGGCCACGGTGTTTATCAGGACAATTGTATCTTTGCAATCATAATTGAGGACAGACTGTACTTCAAAGGAGACCCCACTACTCGTAGTGAATTTGAAGCAAAAGGCTTGAACCCATTTACTTATGTCGCACGCGGCAAGTCCGTGACCATGCAATATTTCGAAGCTCCACCAGAAGTGTTCGAAGAACCGGAGGCCATGCGCAGTAGGGTGCAAAAGGCTTTGGGAGTTGCACTCAGAGCCAAGGGGTCCAAAACGCCCAACAAGGCGCTCAACCGGACACGCCAAAAGCGGCGCGCCGGTTAGCTTATTCGTTATGCCAAAAGTAAAAAATGGCAATGAAGACAACGAAATACTTCAGGGCAATCCGGGTCAGACCGGATCGAAAGATAATCAAGGACGATTGGATTCAGCACGTTGTCCGATTTTCTGAAAAAGAGCACATACAGACAGACGGTCGAATAAGGCGTTGGGCTAGAATTGCAGAAATGGGGAACCGATATCTGCGGGTTATCCTGTTGCCAGATGGAGAAACCGTGCATAACGCATTTTTTGATAGGGGGTACAAACCATGAAAGTCAGCTACTTCGAAGACACGGATACTCTGTACATTGAGTTACTTGACAGCGACATTGCGGAATCCAAAGATCTGGATGAGAACACTATTCTTGATGTTGATGCAGAAGGTAACGTCTGTGCAATTACATTCGAGCATGCAAGCCAACGCACTGACGTAAGAAATCTGATTGTTGAAGGCATGGCGGCATAATCATAGTTAGACAGCACCAAAAGATGCTCATTTGCGGGTGATAGAAGCCGTTCCCCTGCTCTGTCGGTTCTGTGAACAGAGACTGGAAACGAGAAAGGAGACTTAGAGCGATGTCTGAAGTCAGCGTACGCTACATGATTGATGATGTGCCCGCGGCTATTGAGTTCTACACAACGCTCCTTGGTTTCACTCTTGAGCATGATGCCTCACCCGCCTTTGCCGCGGTTTCACGTAACGGCGTGCGGCTCTTGCTGAGTGGCGAAGGTAGCTCAGGGAAGCGCCCGCTGCCAGACGGTCGCCGCCAGGAACCGGGCGGTTGGAATCGAGTGCACCTAGAGGTGACCGATCTCGCTGCGGAAGTTGCGCGGCTGCGTGCAGCGGGGGTTTCCTTCCGCACGAATGAAATTGTGACGGGGCCAGGCGGTGCACAGGTCATTCTCGAGGACCCGTCGGGCAACCCAGTGGAGTTATTCCAGTCTCGGCGCTGAGATCCGCCGCGGCGGCGGAATTTTTGCTCCCTGGTCCTCGCGCGACCGCATGCAGTGGAAACGGACGAACCGTACGATCCAATCCACATAGGATCGCTCGGTGTGAATGGAGTAGTGGTGTAGACGGAGCACCTTTCGGACTTCATCGAGGAGTTTTGGTTGTTGACTTCTCGTCGCGTCGGGCATATAAGTCTGTGTGATGGCACCCTGAGATCGCTGATAACGGGTATTGGGCAAAACCGCCTGAAAACCCCACCAATATCGCATTATCAGGGCAAAATGGCAAGTTAATCAATGGTTAGCCACAAATAATTAATAAAGGATTTATAAATGAGTTACCGATTTCTGAAATACAAAGACGAATACGACAGAAAATATGGTAGCAAATCAGAATTTGAATGTTTCCTACCTGTTGACACAACATTAAGCAAAACTACCAAAATAAAAGGAACTTCAGGCAAACCTAACGAAGAATATTACAAATGGCAATTTCTTTCAGCCATCGTAAACTCTGGTATGTATGCAAAAGATTTTATTGGAGCAGAGATATATTTTCCAAAGGGGAATAAATCATCAGCACCCATAAAATTTGATGGTGCGCTATTTGACGATAAAAATTGGTTTGACCATTATAAGAATTGGCGGACAAACAATAACCAAAAAGAACTTGACTGGCTTCGTATTCATTTAATTGGTGTAATTGAATTTAAAAAAGAAGATAGCAAAGACATTGAAACAGTTTACAACCAACAATTAAAACCTGCCTTAAAAGAAAGCGAAAGAGAATTTTGTCTCGGCATCCTTTATGACACAGAGCGTCTTTATTTATTTCGCAAACACAAATTCAAGTTTTTACGCTTAAATGATGAATACAACCAAAAGGGTGAAGATAGCGGAACTAAAGACCTTTCATTACATTTGCCCGACCCATACCGTAACATTCCTACTTATGATGAAATTATTGACTGGGTGAGCCCTAAAGAAATTGACCGTTCAAAAAGAACTATTAAAAATTTAGATGTAATTTCAGGTATTCACTCAAAGCAAATCAATGATGCAATGTCCGCAATTCTACGGACAATGGAAGAAAAAGGAATGCTTAATCAAAAGGGCTATGAAATATTAATACAAATTTTAGCTCTTAAAATTTTCGATGAAAAAAGGAATGAAGCCAATCCTAAAAAGTATCTTGACTTTTTCATAACCAACGGAGAAAAGGCATATAAAAATCTTAATGACACAGCAATACAAACATTCCTTAACAGAATAAATAAACTTCGCGAAAATGCCGAAGGTGATTATTACCGCATTTTACAAGACG
Proteins encoded in this region:
- a CDS encoding DUF4440 domain-containing protein, translated to MKTLTPLDAVTQFVNAMNQGDLETALSMYEPGASLVVKPGVVATGTLALREALAGFVALKPILTSEAQQVVEAGDVALYCAQWSLRGTDPIGNPVQMSGRSSDILRRQPDRNWLIALDNPWGTNIVA
- a CDS encoding gamma-glutamylcyclotransferase family protein gives rise to the protein MKLKYFAYGSNLDQKAMKKRCPDSTPLQPGVLKGYSLGFTYDSAGWVGGVADIMENPHEEVWGLLYEISERNLEKLDEYEGYPMAYTRFTTSIQTSSGMIENVWVYEVVQKRGFVAPTKEYLDIIKKAGKEFNFPEHYRKKLDKVETR
- a CDS encoding phage integrase N-terminal SAM-like domain-containing protein produces the protein MRYWWGFQAVLPNTRYQRSQGAITQTYMPDATRSQQPKLLDEVRKVLRLHHYSIHTERSYVDWIVRFVRFHCMRSREDQGAKIPPPRRISAPRLE
- a CDS encoding DUF2283 domain-containing protein, coding for MKVSYFEDTDTLYIELLDSDIAESKDLDENTILDVDAEGNVCAITFEHASQRTDVRNLIVEGMAA
- a CDS encoding TfoX/Sxy family protein; translated protein: MSRYSEFLEFVVEQMSFLGRPRVRAMFGGHGVYQDNCIFAIIIEDRLYFKGDPTTRSEFEAKGLNPFTYVARGKSVTMQYFEAPPEVFEEPEAMRSRVQKALGVALRAKGSKTPNKALNRTRQKRRAG
- a CDS encoding VOC family protein yields the protein MSEVSVRYMIDDVPAAIEFYTTLLGFTLEHDASPAFAAVSRNGVRLLLSGEGSSGKRPLPDGRRQEPGGWNRVHLEVTDLAAEVARLRAAGVSFRTNEIVTGPGGAQVILEDPSGNPVELFQSRR